The following are encoded together in the Stegostoma tigrinum isolate sSteTig4 chromosome 20, sSteTig4.hap1, whole genome shotgun sequence genome:
- the reep3b gene encoding receptor expression-enhancing protein 3 isoform X2, with protein MLEHVRWMMYWIVFALYTVLETFADLMVSWLPLYYELKVAFVVWLLSPYTRGASLLYRKFLHPLLSSREREIDDYINQAKDRSYDTMVKFGKQGLNFAATAAVSAAVKSQGAITERLRSLSMHDLTAIQGDEPVGHRSIDVAADTRRKVKHLKDDANGGFNFDDDLDGKAQSEEDHDAAHSDDEIAKQKYLRRSQSLKLKQRGYRKETRYGSLKLRSKKRPQCSYITTG; from the exons GTTCGTTGGATGATGTACTGGATTGTATTTGCCCTTTACACTGTACTTGAAACTTTTGCAGATCTGATGGTATCTTG GCTTCCACTGTACTATGAACTTAAAGTGGCATTTGTTGTCTGGCTGCTATCCCCGTACACTCGAGGCGCAAGTTTACTTTACAGAAAGTTTCTGCATCCTCTTCTGTCCTCACGTGAACGG GAAATTGATGACTATATTAATCAAGCCAAAGATCGAAGCTATGATACTATGGTGAAGTTTGGAAAGCAAGGTCTAAACTTTGCTGCAACTGCTGCTGTGTCTGCTGCAGTGAAG AGTCAAGGTGCAATCACAGAGAGACTGAGAAGTTTGAGCATGCATGATTTAACAGCAATACAAGGCGATGAACCAGTGGGACATCGCTCCATCGATGTTGCTGCCGATACCAGAAGGAAGGTGAAACATTTGAAAGATGATGCTA ATGGGGGTTTTAATTTTGATGATGATCTGGATGGTAAGGCACAGTCAGAGGAAGACCATGATGCTGCTCATTCAGACGATGAGATTGCCAAACAGAAATACCTCCGACGATCACAGAGCCTTAAACTGAAACAGCGAGGCTATCGTAAAGAG aCCAGGTATGGATCGCTAAAACTGAGAAGTAAGAAGAGACCCCAATGTAGTTATATCACTACAGGATAA
- the reep3b gene encoding receptor expression-enhancing protein 3 isoform X3 has product MMYWIVFALYTVLETFADLMVSWLPLYYELKVAFVVWLLSPYTRGASLLYRKFLHPLLSSREREIDDYINQAKDRSYDTMVKFGKQGLNFAATAAVSAAVKSQGAITERLRSLSMHDLTAIQGDEPVGHRSIDVAADTRRKVKHLKDDANGGFNFDDDLDGKAQSEEDHDAAHSDDEIAKQKYLRRSQSLKLKQRGYRKETRYGSLKLRSKKRPQCSYITTG; this is encoded by the exons ATGATGTACTGGATTGTATTTGCCCTTTACACTGTACTTGAAACTTTTGCAGATCTGATGGTATCTTG GCTTCCACTGTACTATGAACTTAAAGTGGCATTTGTTGTCTGGCTGCTATCCCCGTACACTCGAGGCGCAAGTTTACTTTACAGAAAGTTTCTGCATCCTCTTCTGTCCTCACGTGAACGG GAAATTGATGACTATATTAATCAAGCCAAAGATCGAAGCTATGATACTATGGTGAAGTTTGGAAAGCAAGGTCTAAACTTTGCTGCAACTGCTGCTGTGTCTGCTGCAGTGAAG AGTCAAGGTGCAATCACAGAGAGACTGAGAAGTTTGAGCATGCATGATTTAACAGCAATACAAGGCGATGAACCAGTGGGACATCGCTCCATCGATGTTGCTGCCGATACCAGAAGGAAGGTGAAACATTTGAAAGATGATGCTA ATGGGGGTTTTAATTTTGATGATGATCTGGATGGTAAGGCACAGTCAGAGGAAGACCATGATGCTGCTCATTCAGACGATGAGATTGCCAAACAGAAATACCTCCGACGATCACAGAGCCTTAAACTGAAACAGCGAGGCTATCGTAAAGAG aCCAGGTATGGATCGCTAAAACTGAGAAGTAAGAAGAGACCCCAATGTAGTTATATCACTACAGGATAA